A window of Acidobacteriota bacterium contains these coding sequences:
- a CDS encoding MFS transporter, with the protein MSDPPLPVAAETPNAALHFRDFRLYQAARLASVLSSEMIAVAVGWQVYEITHRALSLGYVGLAQVLPSFVLFLISGHAVDRFDRRAVILWVQAGYALVAGALLWISLAHWHAVGAIYAVMVFQGVVRAFGGPAGQALMPELVPAEHFANAVTWGSTVFMMATIVGPGLGGLVYGWTRGAASVYALATAAYVISMALMFAIATRTGRMEKKAATLDTLLAGFRYVKQNQVILGTISLDLFAVLLGGAVALLPIYASDILHTGVRGLGLLRAAPSLGAMVMAIMLAFHPLSKRAGKRMLLAVALFGLTIVGFGLSRNLALSLALLFVMGAADMVSVVVRQTVVQLQTPSHMRGRVSAINSLFIGTSNQLGEFESGLTAQWWGAVPATIVGGLGTLAVVAGWWRAFPALRNVDSLRERPPAALEKASQQR; encoded by the coding sequence ATGTCCGACCCTCCATTGCCGGTGGCGGCGGAAACACCTAACGCCGCCTTACATTTCCGCGATTTCCGCTTATATCAAGCTGCGCGACTGGCGTCGGTGCTTTCTTCGGAAATGATCGCCGTGGCCGTGGGCTGGCAGGTGTATGAGATTACCCACCGCGCGCTCAGCCTGGGCTATGTCGGGCTGGCGCAGGTGCTGCCCAGCTTTGTACTGTTCCTGATTTCCGGCCACGCCGTGGACCGGTTCGACCGACGGGCCGTCATTCTTTGGGTGCAGGCGGGCTATGCGCTGGTGGCCGGCGCGCTGCTGTGGATCTCGCTGGCGCATTGGCACGCCGTGGGAGCGATCTACGCGGTGATGGTGTTTCAGGGCGTGGTCCGGGCTTTCGGCGGCCCGGCGGGACAGGCGCTGATGCCGGAGCTGGTGCCGGCGGAACATTTCGCCAACGCGGTGACGTGGGGCTCGACGGTATTCATGATGGCGACCATCGTTGGACCAGGATTGGGCGGACTGGTGTACGGCTGGACGCGGGGCGCGGCTTCCGTATACGCACTGGCCACGGCGGCGTATGTGATCTCGATGGCGCTGATGTTCGCTATCGCCACGCGGACCGGACGCATGGAGAAAAAGGCCGCGACGCTGGATACCCTGCTGGCCGGCTTCCGCTACGTAAAGCAGAACCAGGTAATTCTGGGCACGATTTCACTCGACCTGTTTGCCGTGCTGCTGGGCGGGGCGGTGGCGCTGCTGCCGATCTACGCCAGCGACATTTTGCACACGGGCGTGCGTGGCCTCGGACTGCTGCGCGCGGCGCCGTCGCTGGGGGCGATGGTCATGGCGATCATGCTGGCGTTTCATCCGCTGAGCAAGCGCGCGGGCAAGCGCATGCTGCTGGCGGTGGCACTCTTCGGCCTGACGATTGTCGGCTTCGGGCTGAGCCGGAATCTGGCGCTGTCGCTGGCGCTGCTGTTCGTCATGGGCGCGGCCGACATGGTGAGCGTGGTGGTGCGCCAGACCGTGGTGCAACTGCAAACGCCCTCCCACATGCGCGGCCGGGTGAGCGCCATCAACTCTCTGTTTATCGGCACCTCGAACCAGCTTGGCGAGTTTGAAAGCGGGCTGACGGCGCAGTGGTGGGGTGCGGTGCCGGCAACGATTGTGGGCGGGCTGGGCACGCTGGCGGTGGTGGCGGGATGGTGGCGCGCGTTCCCGGCGCTGCGGAATGTGGACAGCCTGCGCGAGCGGCCACCGGCGGCTCTGGAGAAGGCATCGCAGCAAAGATGA
- a CDS encoding NADP-dependent oxidoreductase, which produces MVARVPGAAECGQPARAATGGSGEGIAAKMKAARIHEFGDSQHLYLDDTPRPSPGSGEVLVEVRSAGVNPVDWKIREGKVSRSFSLPITAGQDFAGTILEATSETAAFKPGERVYGFALGTYAEFAIAKVDEIAHLPESLPFETAAALPTPGSTAMQILREAGVVEGSRVLIHGAAGGVGSLAVQLARRQGAQVAATTLGRDVAYVGGLGADPVIDNQSQRFESVVHALDAVIDLVGGELQERSYQVLRRGGVLASTVGIADAAAAERLGVRTLAFFMRRKAADLVRLAQLAAGGALRVRVAQVLPFPEARRAQDLSQHGHPDGKVLLRVG; this is translated from the coding sequence ATGGTGGCGCGCGTTCCCGGCGCTGCGGAATGTGGACAGCCTGCGCGAGCGGCCACCGGCGGCTCTGGAGAAGGCATCGCAGCAAAGATGAAAGCCGCACGCATTCACGAATTTGGCGACAGTCAACATTTATATCTGGACGACACACCGCGCCCCAGCCCAGGATCGGGCGAGGTGCTGGTCGAGGTTCGCAGTGCCGGGGTCAATCCGGTGGACTGGAAGATCCGCGAAGGCAAGGTGTCGCGGAGCTTCTCGCTGCCAATTACGGCGGGGCAGGACTTTGCCGGCACCATCCTGGAAGCGACGAGCGAAACGGCCGCGTTCAAGCCGGGCGAGCGCGTCTATGGCTTCGCCCTGGGTACCTACGCTGAATTTGCGATCGCCAAAGTGGACGAAATCGCCCACTTGCCCGAGAGTTTGCCGTTCGAGACGGCGGCGGCGCTGCCAACGCCGGGATCGACGGCGATGCAAATCCTGCGCGAGGCGGGCGTGGTGGAAGGCTCACGCGTGCTGATCCATGGCGCCGCCGGCGGCGTAGGCTCTCTGGCGGTGCAACTGGCGCGGCGACAGGGGGCGCAGGTGGCCGCTACCACCCTCGGGCGTGACGTTGCATATGTTGGCGGACTGGGCGCCGATCCGGTTATCGATAACCAGTCGCAGCGCTTTGAGAGCGTGGTTCACGCCCTGGATGCCGTCATCGATCTGGTGGGCGGCGAGCTGCAGGAACGCTCCTACCAGGTGCTGAGGCGCGGAGGCGTGCTCGCTTCCACAGTTGGCATTGCCGACGCAGCGGCGGCGGAGCGACTGGGCGTGCGTACGCTTGCCTTCTTCATGCGCCGCAAGGCCGCCGACCTGGTGAGGCTGGCACAACTGGCGGCGGGTGGAGCGCTGCGGGTCCGGGTTGCGCAGGTGCTTCCCTTCCCCGAGGCCCGGCGGGCGCAGGATTTGAGCCAGCATGGGCACCCGGACGGCAAAGTGCTGCTGCGCGTGGGCTAA
- a CDS encoding DUF86 domain-containing protein produces MAKELRMYVLDALDACARIFEYTAERDLESFLADSQLRSAVERQFITVGEALQRAAELAADADARIGELREIVGFRHVLVHGYSRVEAKRVWDVLTGDLPGIRSELEAWLRELDPDLR; encoded by the coding sequence ATGGCTAAGGAACTCCGGATGTACGTTCTGGATGCACTCGATGCATGCGCGCGCATCTTCGAGTACACCGCCGAGCGTGATCTGGAGAGCTTTCTCGCGGACTCCCAGCTCCGCTCGGCGGTCGAGCGACAGTTTATTACCGTAGGTGAGGCACTGCAGAGGGCAGCGGAACTGGCGGCCGACGCTGATGCACGCATCGGCGAACTGCGTGAAATTGTCGGGTTCCGCCACGTCCTGGTACATGGGTACAGTCGCGTCGAGGCAAAGCGAGTCTGGGACGTTCTGACGGGTGATCTCCCGGGGATCCGGAGCGAATTGGAAGCGTGGCTGCGGGAGCTGGACCCTGATTTAAGATAG